A single genomic interval of Arctopsyche grandis isolate Sample6627 chromosome 8, ASM5162203v2, whole genome shotgun sequence harbors:
- the endos gene encoding endosulfine alpha, protein MSDSFDSPAESNPDPRELEKIEEAKLKAKFPSAVLGRAGGPGGHTAFLQKRLAKGQKFFDSGDYQMAKQRPGGIGGPFKTTSAPKVPTGDTIPTPETVPIRKTSIIQPKFTTSSQTS, encoded by the exons ATGAGCGATTCATTCGATAGTCCCGCTGAAAGCAATCCCGAT CCACGTGAACTGGAAAAGATCGAGGAGGCAAAATTGAAAGCAAAATTTCCATCGGCTGTACTCGGCAGGGCTGGCGGACCCGGAGGACACACTGCTTTCTTGCAAAAAAGGCTGGCTAAAGGA caaaagttTTTCGATTCCGGAGATTATCAAATGGCGAAACAGAGGCCCGGAGGGATCGGAGGCCCCTTTAAAACGACGTCTGCACCCAAAGTGCCGACGGGAGACACAATACCGACTCCGGAGACAGTGCCCATACGAAAGACGTCAATCATCCAGCCGAAATTCACCACATCGAGTCAAACATCTTAG
- the LOC143915349 gene encoding uncharacterized protein LOC143915349 yields MALVAYGSGSDSDSNSENESETPTIRKTEQTSTATINNGRSVSNDSDSQSSTGIFNTLPQPKNVNANFEEDDEFLKKKEKPTEKPPPKPAERKPAQILLPSLASFEDDEESQPKFKKLVKGAGLLNMLPEPRSGEIIKKPSINFVPHILTRPPPPKVVKPVKPPPKKSILVDSYNSSDDSDLSGGETEVDFFSLNKNEVVEDLPVESNNTDLQDDESEFKKSEIKGYRAQIMSHQNIDFDPRAYEDPDDVEQEILPDPEDDTKPQPNMDDEAMRKLCSSRERRKGEAMQFIDIDQKAMLPDTKEWLTKAITQNTSRRVSSGKRRGDGPTNQQKRKHQITYLAHQAKANEQDLQNQWANNRMTKKQTQSKYGF; encoded by the exons ATGGCGCTCGTGGCCTATGGCAGTGGAAGTGACAGCGACTCCAATAGTGAAAACGAGAGCGAAACCCCAACCATACGGAAAACCGAACAAACATCTACAGCTACCATTAACAATGGAAGATCGGTCTCCAATGACAGTGACTCGCAATCTAGCACAG GAATATTCAATACTTTGCCACAACCGAAAAATGTCAACGCCAACTTCGAAGAAGACGATGAATTcttaaaaaagaaagaaaaaccgACTGAGAAACCACCGCCCAAACCAGCAGAGAGGAAACCGGCACAAATTCTTCTCCCATCTTTGGCATCA ttTGAAGACGATGAAGAATCCCAgccgaaatttaaaaaattggtg aaaGGAGCGGGTTTATTGAATATGTTACCTGAACCCAGATCAggagaaattattaaaaaacccTCGATTAACTTTGTTCCGCATATTTTAACTAGACCACCACCACCGAAAGTAGTAAAGCCTGTGAAACCCCCACCAAAAAAGAGTATTCTCGTTGATAGTTACAATTCTTCAGACGACAGCGATTTGTCAGGCGGTGAAACCGAAGTTGACTTCTTTTCGTTGAATAAAAATGAAGTCGTCGAAGACCTCCCCGTTGAATCTAACAATACAGATTTACAAGATGATGAAAGTGAATTCAAAAAATCGGAGATCAAAGGATACAGAGCGCAAATTATGTCACATCAAAATATAGACTTCGATCCTAGAGCATATGAAGATCCCGATGATGTCGAACAAGAAATCTTACCCGACCCAGAAGATGACACAAAACCTCAACCGAATATGGACGACGAAGCT ATGAGGAAGTTGTGTAGCAGCAGAGAAAGACGAAAAGGCGAGGCAATGCAATTTATAGACATTGATCAAAAGGCAATGTTACCAGATACAAAAGAATGGTTAACTAAAGCTATAACACAAAACACCTCGAGAAGAGTATCTTCAGGCAAAAGACGAGGTGATGGACCTACAAACCAGCAAAAGAGAAAACATCAGATCACATATCTCGCCCATCAg GCTAAAGCAAACGAACAGGACCTTCAAAACCAATGGGCTAACAATAGAATGACAAAAAAGCAAACACAATCAAAATATGGATTCTAA
- the mRpS11 gene encoding mitochondrial ribosomal protein S11 → MYVSDVGITSCQSRCEFEVMLRQCWGYLRGAGAPHLGATSSVSNIFQTRSYSRHERTWSYKTLPAQDEGTAGEKAIDLDANIIKHPMFPDETSHLRIFDGVPFNQLAVCDIKASKNNTIMTISNYKGTPQIIRSCGIEGFKTARKGTNIAAQATAISLSALAIPKGITTIRVRVQGLGPGRMAAIKGLQMGGMNVVSITDTTRVSWNPPRPRKARRV, encoded by the exons atgtatgtgtcggaCGTTGGCATTACTTCCTGTCAGTCTCGGTGTGAGTTTGAGGTTATGTTGCGTCAGTGTTGGGGGTATTTAAGGGGGGCGGGAGCTCCACATTTGGGGGCGACTTCATCTGTCTCCAATATATTCCAAACGCGTTCTTATTCCCGTCATGAACGCACCTGGAGTTATAAGACCTTGCCAGCGCAGGACGAAGGCACCGCTGGAGAAAAAGCCATCGATCTAGACGCCAATATAATTAA GCACCCAATGTTTCCAGATGAAACATCGCATCTGAGGATATTCGATGGCGTCCCATTCAATCAGTTGGCAGTGTGCGATATCAAAGCATCcaaaaacaatacaataatgACTATATCGAATTACAAAGGAACTCCTCAAATTATTCGGTCGTGTGGAATAGAAGGTTTTAAAACTGCTAGAAAAGGAACAAACATTGCCGCTCAGGCTACAGCCATCAGTCTAAGCGCA TTGGCAATTCCTAAAGGGATCACAACCATTAGGGTTCGAGTGCAAGGTCTCGGACCAGGACGCATG gctGCAATCAAAGGCTTGCAGATGGGAGGCATGAATGTTGTCTCTATTACTGACACCACAAGGGTTTCGTGGAATCCTCCAAGGCCAAGAAAAGCGAGAAGAGTTTAA
- the mRpS29 gene encoding mitochondrial ribosomal protein S29 yields the protein MLTRNVKSLFRINHRLFSVQVSNELVQGFRTQESNPLQHDYGHCGQFYTMSPEKRNILFKNGGLPVTYQRQAKTFTEACLMVRKPAIEIMNIIDKSDLSKPANRIVIYGKLGTGKSLVLAHVIHYAHEKGFLLVHVPWVSDWLRRLLYHREITNSPTREGLVDLPIDAAKWLIHFKTQNNAILKTADLPISKEYVWSKREVTPKGSHLTDLIELGIERVKYANDIVVALIEEVKILSTKKAIKTFVAIDGFNTFLAPDSKLRVKTRRHITPKEVTLTHAFMNATTNDWCNAIITVVVDEMAVYKKVEGYYPRYLLGKEGFEHMDPFIPIEVENYSDKEYYSCMNYYRDRLWIRDHPDAETELAFTTAKNPYNLMIYTASL from the exons ATGCTAACCAGAAACGTTAAGAGTCTCTTCAGAATAAACCATCGCCTATTTTCTGTACAAGTGAGCAACGAATTAGTTCAAGGTTTTCGAACTCAAGAAAGCAATCCA cTTCAACATGACTATGGTCACTGTGGGCAATTTTATACGATGAGTCCTGAAAAGCGcaacatattatttaaaaatggtgGTCTACCGGTGACCTATCAAAGGCAGGCGAAAACTTTCACAGAAGCGTGCCTTATGGTTAGAAAGCCTGCTATTGAAATTATGAACATCATAGACAAATCTGATTTGTCAAAACCTGCAAATAGAATCGTCATTT ATGGGAAACTTGGAACAGGAAAATCACTGGTACTAGCACACGTTATTCACTACGCTCATGAAAAAGGATTTTTATTAGTTCATGTACCTTGGG TCTCCGACTGGTTGAGAAGATTATTATATCACAGGGAAATCACAAATTCACCTACACGAGAAGGTCTCGTTGATCTTCCAATTGATGCGGCAAAGTGGCTTATTCATTTCAAAACCCAAAACAATGCAATTTTAAAAACTGCAGAT CTTCCTATCTCTAAAGAATATGTGTGGAGTAAACGTGAAGTTACTCCGAAGGGGTCACATTTGACAGATTTAATTGAACTCGGAATTGAAAGAGTGAAATATGCGAATGATATAGTTGTAGCATTGATCGAAGAAGTCAAAATTCTATCTACAAAAAAAGC gATCAAGACATTTGTTGCTATAGATGGATTTAATACATTTCTTGCCCCCGACTCGAAACTGAGGGTCAAAACTAGAAGGCACATAACACCTAAAGAAGTCACTCTAACACACGCATTTATGAACGCTACTACAAACGATTGG tgcAATGCCATAATCACTGTTGTTGTCGATGAAATGGCTGTTTATAAGAAAGTCGAAGGTTATTATCCTAGATACTTACTGGGGAAAGAG GGCTTCGAGCACATGGATCCTTTCATTCCAATCGAAGTGGAAAACTACAGCGACAAAGAATACTATAGTTGTATGAATTATTACAGAGATAGACTTTGGATTCGAGACCACCCTGATGCAGAAACAGAACTTGCATTTACAACAGCTAAAAACCCCTACAATCTAATGATTTACACTGCCTCGCTGTAA